One window of the Archaeoglobus sulfaticallidus PM70-1 genome contains the following:
- a CDS encoding restriction endonuclease subunit S, whose protein sequence is MSKNHSNQQVGEDRRDPYLMAEYKETPIGRIPEDWEVVRLGDLGTLTDGDWILKEDYTNEGVRLIQIGNVGVGTFLNKSRRFISPERAKQLNCTFVDPEKDILISRMPDPIGRACLAPRLPYPYIVAVDITILKVDNSKADRNFIVYALNFEATLERVERLASGATRKRISRRNLEKVLIPLPPLPEQRKIAEILSTVDKAIEKIDEAIAKTERLKKGLMQELLTKGIGHEEFKDTEIGRIPKEWEVVRLGDLAETITKGTTPTTYGFNFTESGVNFIKVESIDEHGNFVWDNIAHISEEANKVLSRSILKEGDIVFSIAGALGRVAVVTKEVLPANTNQALAIIRLKKNVELAINYLKYYLAGPFIQKYIRTIAVQSAQANLSLTQVKNFLITLPPLSEQQKITEILSTVDKKLELERKRKEKLERIKKGLMNDLLTGKRRVKPV, encoded by the coding sequence ATGTCCAAAAACCACTCCAACCAACAGGTTGGAGAAGACAGGAGGGATCCGTATTTGATGGCAGAATATAAAGAAACTCCAATCGGGAGAATTCCAGAGGATTGGGAGGTTGTTAGACTTGGCGATTTAGGCACTCTTACAGATGGAGATTGGATCTTAAAAGAAGATTACACTAACGAGGGTGTAAGATTAATCCAAATTGGAAATGTAGGGGTTGGCACATTTTTAAACAAATCAAGGAGATTTATCTCTCCTGAAAGAGCAAAACAGCTTAACTGCACCTTTGTTGACCCTGAAAAAGACATTCTTATTTCGAGGATGCCCGATCCAATTGGAAGAGCGTGTTTGGCACCTAGATTGCCATACCCTTATATTGTGGCGGTAGACATAACCATATTAAAAGTAGATAACAGTAAGGCTGATAGAAATTTTATTGTTTACGCTCTCAATTTTGAGGCCACGTTGGAAAGGGTAGAAAGATTGGCTTCAGGAGCCACAAGAAAGCGAATCAGTCGAAGAAATCTTGAGAAAGTATTGATTCCACTCCCACCCCTCCCAGAACAACGCAAAATCGCCGAAATTCTGAGCACGGTTGATAAAGCAATCGAGAAGATAGATGAAGCGATAGCGAAAACTGAAAGGCTGAAGAAGGGTTTGATGCAGGAGCTTTTGACGAAGGGTATAGGACATGAGGAGTTCAAGGATACAGAGATTGGGAGGATTCCGAAGGAGTGGGAGGTTGTTAGGCTTGGAGACTTAGCAGAAACGATTACAAAAGGTACAACGCCTACCACTTATGGATTCAATTTTACTGAGTCTGGAGTTAACTTCATTAAAGTAGAAAGCATTGATGAACACGGCAATTTTGTTTGGGATAATATTGCTCATATAAGCGAAGAAGCCAATAAGGTACTTAGCCGATCGATATTAAAGGAAGGCGATATAGTATTTTCAATTGCTGGGGCGTTAGGACGGGTGGCTGTTGTAACTAAAGAAGTCCTACCTGCAAATACGAACCAAGCTCTTGCCATTATTCGTCTAAAAAAGAACGTAGAATTGGCAATAAACTATCTAAAATACTATCTTGCAGGCCCATTTATCCAAAAGTACATTAGAACAATTGCAGTCCAATCAGCCCAAGCTAATTTAAGTTTGACGCAGGTAAAGAACTTCCTAATAACATTACCTCCACTTTCAGAACAGCAAAAAATTACCGAAATTCTCTCAACAGTAGATAAAAAACTCGAACTCGAAAGGAAACGCAAGGAGAAGCTTGAGAGGATTAAGAAGGGTTTGATGAATGATTTGCTGACTGGGAAGAGGAGGGTTAAGCCAGTATGA
- a CDS encoding DUF365 domain-containing protein translates to MLERGLEDIKKYDKPVKPKRFVPVEGRI, encoded by the coding sequence TTGTTGGAGAGGGGGCTTGAAGATATCAAGAAATACGATAAACCTGTTAAACCAAAGAGGTTTGTGCCGGTTGAAGGGCGTATCTGA
- a CDS encoding PaaI family thioesterase — MDKIREFEEKVRNSGWYRLIGMKPKLGDKTIVELEVSEKHHQALGTAHGGVLASILDSAAGLAVNRELYGSGKIAVTAEMKVNYLKPVRNGKVVAEGEVVSWGSKIVVATSKAYQNDELVAICTVTMYIVEV, encoded by the coding sequence ATGGATAAGATCAGGGAATTCGAGGAGAAGGTGAGAAATTCTGGCTGGTATAGATTGATTGGAATGAAGCCAAAGCTGGGAGACAAAACGATTGTTGAGCTTGAGGTTTCTGAAAAACACCACCAGGCACTTGGAACAGCCCATGGTGGAGTTCTTGCAAGCATCCTTGACTCCGCCGCTGGTTTAGCTGTAAACAGGGAGCTTTATGGTTCTGGGAAGATAGCCGTAACAGCCGAGATGAAGGTAAACTACCTCAAACCGGTAAGAAATGGAAAGGTTGTTGCTGAGGGTGAGGTCGTCAGCTGGGGGAGCAAGATAGTCGTGGCAACATCAAAAGCGTATCAGAACGATGAACTGGTCGCGATATGCACAGTGACTATGTACATCGTTGAGGTTTGA
- a CDS encoding AbrB/MazE/SpoVT family DNA-binding domain-containing protein: MPVAKIDKKGRILLPKEIRDKMNIKPGEEFLVADVDENAVILKRIDVRKMLEDLIEKAKSIDLENLEREIEEEGNRIARRRYKISD; the protein is encoded by the coding sequence ATGCCAGTGGCAAAAATTGACAAGAAGGGCAGAATTCTGCTGCCTAAGGAAATAAGGGATAAGATGAACATAAAGCCGGGAGAGGAATTCCTAGTGGCAGATGTAGACGAGAATGCAGTTATACTCAAGAGGATTGACGTTAGAAAGATGCTCGAGGACCTTATTGAGAAAGCAAAATCAATTGATCTGGAAAATCTGGAAAGAGAAATAGAAGAGGAAGGGAACAGAATTGCGAGAAGGAGGTACAAGATTTCTGATTGA
- a CDS encoding type I restriction endonuclease subunit R translates to MRKEKSQSEDYLSEILESYGWKQKRLKPDILALDEFVDALKRLNDVSEEDIKEVLNFLETRSFDVEGSMQILDVIKRGVTIKDSEGNLKTIRLIDYDNLEANSLVFSRQVSFRDAVIPDITLFVNGIPLAVIECKKMAKSWKEGYSQIKRYEQSVPELFKYVQIGVSFADKLVYFPIVRWAENVPVYEWKPQFDILKPEILLDVVRYFTFYREQDGEITKVLPRYMQYRAVNAIVERAVSYAKGLTDRNKGLIWHWQGTGKTLTMTFSAVKIRDLLGNPSIFFIVDRVELQKQLSDELKGLKISCEVIESIGHLKEVLSHADGKRGFFITLIHKFREEELAKLREQMEKQHWSIMKRKDVICLIDEGHRTQYGELAASMRGILKNASFFAFTGTPIAKKGRDTYSAFGYPDEPYLDRYFILDSINDGFTVKIAYQSRLDDVHLDRENLEIFLSSKLEEIPEEYREKVEQDLKRKLNKVKVILEDRNRIERIARDIASHYIKYVKPFKAMVVAVSRNACLYYKQALDKFLNENETEIVMTFQQNDSRELLNYLEKLRKKYGKNELKEIHEEIITRFKKKENPKILIVTDMLLTGFDAPILQTLYLDKPLKEHRLLQAIARTNRPFIKNGENLKGAGLVVDYVGIFKFLKKAFEMYEEEDVRGAAYSMEEIKEELRKKIEQAFNFFDFELSYDRDVIDRAVLVISNNIDEFRKLYFEIRNLYRLLLEDKLEFKEKFDLLSEIYHVYLQRENQLDAEIEQKKDQFYKEALKFIHETIDVQKIKKDYPVVVIDDDFIRRIKSEKGTRRFYDLLFPVKNYAKDISDESIVERVDRIVRDWNERRRDIDELYEELLSIAEVINKERKEREKLKLNEKEYRVFKLLKSHLTDKTDDTELVNAVKEIMERVDSITFHRWFEKSGVVQEVERSILLYLIEKMGGKLDDITTTRNEIVRFLVNQAEKEAKTKSWKN, encoded by the coding sequence GTGAGGAAAGAAAAATCTCAATCTGAAGATTATCTTTCGGAAATACTCGAGTCTTATGGCTGGAAGCAGAAAAGGCTGAAGCCTGACATTCTCGCATTAGATGAGTTTGTTGATGCTTTGAAAAGGCTGAACGATGTTAGTGAGGAAGACATCAAAGAGGTTCTGAACTTCCTCGAAACCCGTTCCTTTGATGTTGAGGGCTCAATGCAGATACTTGATGTGATCAAGAGGGGTGTAACGATAAAGGATTCTGAAGGCAACCTTAAAACGATCAGGCTGATAGATTACGATAATCTTGAAGCTAACAGCCTCGTTTTCTCAAGGCAGGTGAGCTTTAGAGATGCAGTAATCCCGGACATCACTCTGTTTGTTAACGGAATTCCTCTTGCTGTTATTGAGTGCAAGAAAATGGCAAAGAGCTGGAAGGAGGGATATTCTCAGATAAAGAGGTATGAGCAATCTGTTCCCGAGCTTTTCAAGTATGTTCAGATTGGTGTGAGCTTTGCAGATAAGCTTGTTTACTTCCCGATTGTCAGGTGGGCTGAAAACGTTCCCGTCTATGAGTGGAAACCGCAGTTCGATATTCTGAAACCTGAGATTCTTCTTGATGTTGTAAGATACTTCACGTTCTACCGTGAGCAAGACGGAGAGATAACCAAGGTTCTGCCGAGATACATGCAATACAGGGCGGTGAATGCCATTGTTGAGAGAGCGGTGAGCTATGCCAAGGGATTGACTGATAGAAACAAGGGATTGATCTGGCACTGGCAGGGAACGGGCAAAACGCTTACAATGACATTCTCAGCGGTGAAAATCAGGGATTTGCTTGGCAATCCGAGCATTTTCTTCATAGTTGACAGGGTAGAGTTGCAGAAACAGTTATCCGATGAACTGAAGGGGTTGAAAATCAGCTGTGAGGTGATTGAGAGCATTGGTCACCTTAAAGAAGTTCTTAGCCATGCTGACGGTAAGCGTGGCTTCTTTATCACCCTCATCCACAAGTTCAGAGAGGAAGAGCTTGCGAAGTTAAGAGAGCAGATGGAGAAACAGCACTGGAGCATAATGAAGAGGAAGGACGTGATCTGCCTGATAGACGAGGGGCACAGAACTCAGTATGGTGAGCTTGCAGCCAGCATGAGAGGAATACTGAAGAATGCGAGCTTTTTCGCCTTCACTGGCACACCGATAGCAAAGAAGGGCAGAGATACATATTCAGCCTTCGGCTATCCAGATGAACCTTACCTCGATCGCTACTTCATACTTGATTCGATTAATGACGGCTTCACGGTAAAGATCGCCTATCAGTCAAGGCTTGATGATGTTCACCTCGATAGAGAAAATCTGGAGATCTTCCTTTCATCCAAGCTTGAGGAAATTCCAGAAGAGTATAGAGAGAAGGTTGAGCAGGATTTGAAGAGAAAGCTCAACAAGGTTAAGGTAATTCTTGAAGATAGAAACAGGATCGAGAGAATAGCGAGGGATATAGCTAGCCATTACATCAAATACGTCAAGCCTTTTAAGGCTATGGTTGTTGCGGTGAGCAGAAACGCATGCCTGTATTACAAGCAAGCCCTTGACAAGTTCCTGAACGAGAATGAAACTGAGATCGTGATGACATTCCAGCAGAACGATTCAAGGGAACTGCTGAACTATCTTGAAAAGCTCAGGAAGAAATATGGAAAGAACGAGCTGAAGGAAATTCATGAGGAAATCATAACGAGATTCAAGAAGAAGGAGAATCCAAAGATACTCATCGTTACAGACATGCTCCTCACGGGTTTTGATGCTCCAATACTGCAAACATTATACCTCGATAAGCCATTAAAGGAACACAGATTGCTTCAGGCGATAGCGAGAACCAACAGGCCATTCATCAAAAATGGAGAGAATCTGAAGGGTGCAGGTTTGGTTGTTGATTATGTTGGAATCTTCAAGTTTCTAAAGAAAGCCTTTGAGATGTATGAGGAAGAGGATGTTAGAGGAGCGGCATACAGCATGGAAGAGATAAAGGAGGAGTTGAGGAAGAAGATAGAACAGGCTTTCAACTTTTTCGATTTCGAGCTGAGCTATGATAGGGATGTTATTGACAGAGCGGTTCTTGTTATCTCAAACAACATTGATGAATTCAGAAAGCTCTACTTTGAAATCAGGAATCTCTATAGACTTCTACTTGAAGATAAACTTGAATTCAAGGAAAAATTCGATCTTCTCAGCGAAATCTATCACGTTTACCTGCAGAGGGAAAATCAACTTGATGCTGAAATCGAGCAGAAAAAGGATCAGTTTTACAAAGAGGCCTTGAAATTCATCCACGAAACTATTGATGTGCAGAAGATAAAGAAAGATTATCCGGTTGTTGTTATAGATGATGATTTCATCAGGCGGATAAAATCAGAAAAAGGTACAAGAAGATTTTATGATCTTCTTTTCCCAGTAAAGAATTACGCCAAGGACATCTCTGATGAGAGTATTGTTGAGAGAGTTGATAGAATCGTGCGAGACTGGAATGAAAGGAGGAGAGATATTGATGAGCTTTACGAAGAACTTCTATCTATTGCTGAGGTTATCAACAAGGAAAGAAAGGAAAGAGAGAAACTCAAGCTAAATGAGAAAGAATACAGAGTTTTCAAGCTTCTCAAATCTCACCTAACCGATAAAACAGACGATACTGAGCTTGTGAACGCTGTTAAAGAAATAATGGAAAGAGTTGATTCGATAACATTCCACAGATGGTTTGAGAAGAGTGGGGTTGTGCAGGAGGTTGAAAGGAGTATTCTGCTATACCTCATAGAAAAAATGGGTGGAAAGCTTGATGATATTACAACCACAAGAAATGAGATTGTTCGCTTTCTTGTAAATCAGGCTGAAAAGGAAGCAAAAACTAAAAGCTGGAAAAATTAG
- a CDS encoding EVE domain-containing protein: MAYWLCITNEDNWRVIKQKNIWGVPERHKNTIAKVRPGDKLLIYLKQERNKDTVKEPRIVAVYEAVSEVFKDSNRIFKSPKGMGNETFPLRIKLKPIKIFDRPVEFKPLIPKLKFITNKKKWSGHLMGKAMREITEEDYKVVAGGI, translated from the coding sequence ATGGCCTACTGGCTCTGCATCACCAACGAGGATAACTGGAGAGTAATCAAGCAGAAAAACATCTGGGGAGTTCCTGAGAGGCACAAGAACACAATTGCAAAGGTAAGGCCGGGAGATAAACTGCTTATCTACCTCAAACAGGAAAGAAATAAGGATACAGTTAAGGAGCCGAGGATTGTTGCGGTTTACGAAGCCGTTTCTGAAGTTTTCAAAGATTCAAACAGAATATTCAAATCTCCAAAAGGCATGGGGAATGAGACTTTCCCTCTAAGAATTAAGCTCAAACCAATCAAGATCTTCGATAGGCCTGTGGAATTCAAGCCTTTAATCCCTAAGCTGAAGTTCATCACCAACAAGAAGAAGTGGAGCGGGCATTTGATGGGGAAGGCGATGAGGGAGATTACTGAGGAGGATTATAAGGTCGTTGCAGGAGGGATATGA
- a CDS encoding M48 family metallopeptidase → MDVLVERKPVKYARIQVLPNGMVRIVAPPDFDVDTFINDHAEWINKKKKEIEELAGEIKGKENLLILNGKFYHLVKDKSFEILDGEEGVVKYYSMRSLKRRLVSMLREELKSTVSFYSRLLGIKYGRIFIKMQKTKWASCSSKANLSFNLAMLALPEKLREYIVVHELAHLIEPKHTNAFWDLVGFYYPEYKNAEKELKKYWVMVERSEVWRKLRSIK, encoded by the coding sequence ATGGACGTGCTAGTGGAGAGAAAACCTGTGAAATATGCAAGAATTCAGGTTTTGCCCAATGGAATGGTTAGGATTGTAGCTCCACCCGATTTTGATGTTGATACTTTCATTAACGACCATGCTGAGTGGATAAACAAAAAGAAAAAGGAAATCGAAGAGCTTGCAGGTGAGATAAAGGGGAAGGAGAATCTGCTAATTCTCAACGGCAAATTCTACCATCTTGTTAAAGATAAGAGCTTCGAGATTCTTGACGGTGAGGAAGGTGTTGTGAAATACTACAGCATGAGAAGCTTGAAAAGAAGACTCGTGAGTATGCTGAGAGAAGAATTAAAAAGCACTGTTTCATTCTATTCAAGACTTCTTGGAATAAAGTATGGCAGGATCTTCATAAAAATGCAGAAAACAAAGTGGGCGAGCTGTTCATCAAAGGCAAACCTCAGCTTTAACCTTGCAATGCTCGCTCTGCCTGAGAAGTTGAGAGAATATATTGTTGTTCACGAACTCGCACATTTAATTGAACCCAAACACACTAACGCATTCTGGGATCTTGTTGGCTTTTACTATCCAGAATACAAGAATGCTGAAAAGGAACTGAAGAAATACTGGGTTATGGTTGAGAGGAGTGAGGTTTGGAGAAAGTTAAGATCCATCAAGTAA
- a CDS encoding type II toxin-antitoxin system HicB family antitoxin — protein MFEYSIEIFYSKEDEGFTIVPELPGCSVFGETDEEALKEVKTAIELWIEAAKKRLKTSRTWRGRP, from the coding sequence TTGTTTGAATATTCAATTGAAATCTTCTACAGCAAGGAAGATGAAGGTTTTACTATAGTTCCTGAGTTGCCAGGTTGTTCTGTCTTTGGCGAAACTGATGAAGAGGCTCTGAAAGAAGTTAAAACTGCCATTGAGCTTTGGATTGAAGCTGCAAAGAAAAGATTAAAAACTTCCAGAACTTGGAGAGGACGACCATGA
- a CDS encoding MerR family transcriptional regulator, with protein sequence MELKKKSKKNHYTISELAREFEISTRTIRYYEEVGLLSPKRTPGNQRRFTRKDRARLKLILRGKRLGFRLEEIKEMIDMYDVSEPEQIKLTLKYGEKKLKEIEEKIEELKALREDILMLREILLKRLEELEGKRK encoded by the coding sequence ATGGAACTCAAAAAAAAGTCGAAAAAGAATCACTACACCATCTCCGAACTTGCAAGGGAGTTTGAGATAAGCACGAGAACAATCAGATACTACGAAGAAGTAGGCCTTCTATCACCAAAGAGAACACCTGGAAATCAGAGGAGATTCACAAGAAAAGATAGAGCAAGACTTAAACTCATTCTGAGAGGTAAAAGACTTGGTTTTAGGCTTGAAGAAATCAAGGAAATGATAGATATGTACGATGTCAGTGAGCCCGAGCAGATAAAACTTACACTGAAATACGGTGAGAAAAAGTTAAAGGAAATTGAAGAAAAAATAGAGGAGCTGAAGGCATTGAGAGAAGACATTCTGATGCTTAGAGAGATTCTTCTTAAGAGACTTGAGGAGCTTGAGGGCAAAAGGAAGTAA
- a CDS encoding HsdM family class I SAM-dependent methyltransferase, protein MTLADYIEIETTRDELIRACKQAADLIRTRVDYKYILVLLFLKRLSDEWKKEYNEALKTLLEKGLDRKEAEVLAKDKSFHRFTYPEKYLWEELRKNINELPVRLSEALKLLAEKNPELQGVVDRLDFLEFTRHRDNFDILVQLFELFSGLNLGRASDSILGDAYEWLIGYFAPQKAKEGEVFTPSEVVDLIVRIVDPQPMDSVYDPAAGYARMLIRAYDYVKQKYGEEEAKKLFLYGQEVNPTTYAIAKMNAIVHGIKDIKLEVGDTLKNPRFKEGETFRKFDIVIANPPWNQDGYGEEELKKAEFYDERFKYGFTPKQSADWAWIQHMLASAKRKVGVVIDNGCLFRGGKERQIRKAILERDLIECVILLPEKLFYNTGAPGAIIIFNKQKPENRKGKILFINASNEFEKHPEVRKLNRLGEQHIEKIVNAYNEFKDGDGFCRVVSLEEIRENDYNLNVTLYVFPQEEIEEIDVAKEWEELRAIEEEMREVELRIEEYLSELKY, encoded by the coding sequence ATGACTCTTGCCGATTACATTGAGATTGAAACCACAAGAGATGAGCTGATAAGAGCGTGCAAGCAGGCAGCAGATCTGATAAGAACGAGGGTAGATTACAAGTACATTCTTGTTCTCCTGTTTCTGAAACGGCTCAGCGATGAGTGGAAGAAGGAATACAACGAAGCCCTGAAAACTCTACTGGAGAAGGGATTAGATAGGAAAGAAGCCGAAGTTCTTGCAAAAGATAAATCATTCCACCGATTCACATATCCCGAGAAATATCTCTGGGAGGAATTAAGGAAGAACATTAATGAACTACCTGTAAGGCTTTCTGAGGCGTTGAAACTTCTTGCTGAGAAAAATCCCGAATTGCAGGGAGTAGTTGATAGGCTTGATTTTCTTGAGTTTACGAGGCACAGAGATAATTTTGATATTCTCGTTCAGCTTTTTGAGCTTTTCAGCGGACTAAATCTTGGGAGAGCAAGTGATAGCATCCTCGGTGATGCCTACGAATGGCTGATCGGTTATTTCGCTCCACAGAAGGCCAAAGAAGGGGAGGTTTTCACTCCCTCAGAAGTTGTTGATCTAATTGTTAGGATAGTTGATCCCCAGCCAATGGATAGCGTTTACGATCCTGCAGCGGGCTATGCGAGGATGCTTATCAGGGCATATGATTATGTTAAGCAGAAGTATGGTGAGGAAGAGGCAAAGAAGCTCTTCCTTTACGGGCAGGAGGTCAATCCCACAACTTATGCAATAGCGAAGATGAACGCAATCGTTCACGGTATAAAAGATATCAAACTTGAAGTTGGAGATACACTGAAGAATCCGAGATTCAAGGAAGGCGAGACGTTCAGGAAGTTTGATATCGTCATAGCCAATCCTCCTTGGAATCAGGATGGGTATGGAGAGGAGGAGCTGAAAAAGGCGGAATTTTACGATGAGCGGTTCAAATATGGATTTACACCAAAGCAATCCGCTGATTGGGCATGGATTCAGCACATGCTTGCCTCAGCAAAGAGAAAAGTTGGCGTTGTGATAGATAACGGATGCCTTTTCAGAGGTGGAAAGGAGAGGCAGATCAGAAAGGCTATACTAGAGAGAGATCTAATTGAATGTGTTATTTTGCTGCCTGAAAAGCTCTTCTACAATACTGGTGCTCCGGGAGCGATTATAATCTTCAACAAGCAAAAGCCAGAAAACAGAAAGGGCAAGATTCTGTTCATAAACGCATCCAATGAATTCGAAAAGCATCCTGAAGTTAGGAAGCTTAACAGGCTTGGGGAACAGCATATCGAGAAAATTGTGAATGCCTACAATGAGTTCAAAGATGGAGATGGCTTCTGCAGAGTTGTTTCACTTGAGGAAATCAGGGAGAATGATTACAACTTGAACGTTACGCTGTATGTGTTTCCGCAGGAGGAGATTGAGGAGATTGATGTTGCGAAGGAGTGGGAGGAATTGAGAGCGATTGAGGAAGAGATGAGGGAAGTTGAGCTTAGAATTGAAGAGTATCTCTCCGAACTTAAATATTGA
- a CDS encoding type II toxin-antitoxin system VapC family toxin yields MREGGTRFLIDTNVFIAAVKKGWTKTTELVLHLLSNPEFILVANDVLLAEYEKYGKAFDAENFLEFLKLRVIIVNPSDEEIKACKEYFPENEVADAIHTATCLKTNAVLITNDKHFDPIKKVGLIEVWNISEAISRIL; encoded by the coding sequence TTGCGAGAAGGAGGTACAAGATTTCTGATTGATACCAACGTTTTCATAGCTGCAGTTAAAAAAGGATGGACGAAAACAACAGAATTAGTTCTACATCTTCTCTCTAATCCAGAATTTATTCTGGTGGCAAATGACGTTTTGCTTGCAGAATATGAAAAGTATGGTAAGGCGTTTGATGCTGAGAATTTTCTTGAGTTTCTGAAACTCAGAGTTATTATCGTAAATCCTTCAGATGAGGAAATCAAAGCGTGTAAAGAGTATTTCCCAGAAAATGAGGTTGCTGATGCAATTCATACTGCCACATGCCTTAAAACAAATGCCGTTCTTATTACAAATGACAAACACTTTGATCCGATCAAGAAGGTGGGTTTGATAGAGGTATGGAATATTTCAGAAGCGATCAGCAGAATTCTCTGA
- a CDS encoding AMP-binding protein: MYTIPYVLERAAKLFPEKEVAGVGERQNYSETYSRVLKLAAYLKKIGVEKGTVVAVADWNTLKFFELIYAVTAAGGIIYPVNIRLPPEQIAYTLKKSDSQLLIYSEDFKPLANVFEGESISIDDLQYSEEEIEWDVRQDDYSVIMFTSGTTGLPKAVRYTHEKMLHGALSIAHQLVIHETPAKLTGNDVMFPQIPIYHILAWGTVFIAPYMGLKLIMGGKFDPVGAVKLMKEEGVTWINAVPTMINMLLETGEDLSGLKILVGGSPVTSDLARKMESRGIKFTTIYGATDMLAASIAIQTSYAKSKPGYMREVTHPVPFAEFKIVQPEGLSGDMGEIFFRAPWLPGEYYKDEEKTREAYTEDGWFITGDVGIIMPDGGIKVLDRVKDAIKSGGEWIPSSILESAISEVEWVEYVAVVGKKDEKWDERPVAIIKPTEMQKANVEEVKNHLLKLVEEGRIAKWWIPEEIIFVEEMPLTSTGKISKLTLKQKLGI; this comes from the coding sequence ATGTATACAATACCGTATGTTTTGGAGAGGGCTGCAAAGCTGTTTCCTGAAAAAGAGGTTGCTGGAGTTGGTGAGAGACAAAATTACAGTGAAACATACAGCAGGGTTTTAAAACTGGCAGCTTATCTTAAAAAAATTGGTGTTGAGAAGGGAACAGTGGTAGCTGTAGCTGATTGGAACACTCTAAAATTCTTTGAACTCATATATGCCGTTACTGCTGCCGGAGGGATTATCTATCCTGTCAACATACGACTGCCACCAGAGCAAATCGCATACACCCTGAAAAAATCCGATTCCCAGCTGCTAATATATTCAGAAGACTTTAAGCCACTTGCAAATGTATTTGAAGGTGAGTCAATTTCTATCGACGATTTACAGTATTCTGAAGAGGAAATTGAGTGGGATGTGAGACAGGATGATTATTCAGTGATCATGTTCACGAGTGGTACAACCGGATTGCCAAAAGCAGTCAGATACACACACGAAAAAATGTTGCACGGAGCTTTGAGCATAGCTCATCAGCTTGTAATCCACGAAACGCCAGCAAAACTAACGGGCAATGACGTTATGTTTCCGCAGATTCCGATATACCACATTCTTGCATGGGGAACAGTTTTCATAGCACCATACATGGGTCTGAAGCTGATAATGGGTGGAAAATTCGATCCAGTTGGTGCTGTAAAGCTCATGAAAGAAGAAGGAGTGACATGGATAAATGCAGTGCCTACTATGATAAACATGCTCCTCGAAACGGGCGAAGATTTAAGTGGGTTAAAAATTCTTGTCGGTGGTAGCCCGGTAACATCCGATCTGGCAAGAAAAATGGAAAGCAGGGGGATAAAATTCACAACCATATACGGAGCAACGGATATGCTTGCCGCCTCAATAGCGATTCAGACGTCATACGCCAAATCAAAACCCGGTTACATGAGGGAGGTAACACATCCAGTTCCATTTGCCGAATTCAAAATAGTCCAACCTGAAGGTCTGAGTGGAGATATGGGGGAGATATTCTTCAGAGCTCCATGGCTTCCGGGAGAATACTACAAAGATGAGGAGAAAACAAGAGAGGCCTACACCGAGGATGGATGGTTCATAACGGGGGATGTTGGTATAATCATGCCTGATGGAGGAATAAAGGTCCTTGACAGGGTTAAAGATGCGATTAAGAGTGGTGGTGAATGGATACCAAGCAGCATCCTTGAATCAGCGATTTCAGAAGTTGAATGGGTGGAATACGTTGCTGTTGTTGGGAAAAAGGATGAAAAATGGGACGAAAGGCCTGTTGCAATCATAAAACCAACCGAGATGCAAAAAGCCAACGTGGAGGAAGTGAAAAATCATCTCCTCAAACTCGTTGAAGAGGGCAGAATTGCGAAGTGGTGGATTCCAGAGGAAATAATTTTTGTTGAAGAGATGCCTTTAACAAGTACTGGAAAGATAAGTAAATTAACTCTCAAGCAGAAACTTGGTATATAA